The DNA segment CAGATGATGTTTCTTTGTGCATAACTAGCATGCGTAATTTGCTTGAATGTCTAAATATACTACAATGTTATTGCTGGACTCGTTATATAATTAAAGGGGCCTTTTTCATGGTCAATCATGAAAATTACAGCTAAATTTAATAAAATTAATGTCGAATGTATTGTTAAATACAATTTGTATGTTAAATTGCATCGGAAGTCGCCAGTCTCATATAACTTTTTAAAGGCAAACACTATGTCAGATTTTCTGAGAACATTTTTAAACGCTCGCAGCCTGAAAGCCGTAACCCGCGAACTGACTCTGGAACAATTAAATGAAGGCTATGAAAAATTAACAGCCATTGTTGAAGAGCGTCGTGCTAATGAAGAAGCTGTTCGTAAAGGACAAGCAGAACGCTTACAGAAAATTGCTGAATATAAAGAAATGTTGCGTGCAGAAGGTATCGATTTAGCTGATTTAATTGATGCCTCTACCGTAACTGAAAAAACTTCTAAGCGTGCGCCACGTCCGCCTAAATATCAGTACACTGATGCTGATGGTTCTGTAAAAACCTGGACTGGCCAAGGTCGTCAACCAGTGCCAATTCGTGAAGCAATTGCTCAAGGCAAATCACTGAACGATTTTCTGATCTAATCATCCAGATTTGATCTGACATCACCGCACATATTTTATTTATGTGCGGTGTTTTTATTTGTGCGAAACCTGAATTAAAACTGATCACATATCTTCAGACTTATTACTTTAACTATTTGTGTTCATTCTTTACGCGTTCCAGAAGCGGTGCCACAAGATCCATCGGTAAAGGGAAGACAATAGTTGAATTCTTATCAGCACCAATCACCGTCAATGTTTCTAAATAACGCAGCAGTATTGCCTGTGGTTCTTGGGCAAGAACTTTAGCCGCTTGATATAGTTTCTCTGATGCCTGCAGTTCACCTTCCGCATGGATCACTTTGGCGCGACGTTCACGTTCAGCTTCTGCCTGTCTGGCGATCGCTCTGATCATCGATTCTGTTAAATCAACTTGTTTGATTTCAACGTTTGATACTTTAATTCCCCACGAATCAGTTTGCGCATCGAGTGCCTGCTGGATGTCGGTATTTAATTTTTCACGTTCAGCCAACATATCGTCGAGTTGGTGTTTACCCAACACCGAACGTAACATCGTTTGGGCTAATTGACTGGTCGCATTGAGATAATCCATCACTTGAATAATGGCTTTTTCAGGATCAATCACTCGGAAATAGACAACTGCACTGACTTTGACGGAAACATTGTCGCGAGAAATAACATCTTGAGTTGGTACTTCCAGGACAATTGTTCGCAGATCTACGCGAGTTGCTTTTTGTATAAAAGGAATAATGATCACGAGGCCTGGACCTTTTACTTTCCAGAATCGACCGAGTGTAAATACTACTCCGCGTTCATATTCCCGAAAAATATAGATTGCTGATGACAGAAACCACCCAAATACAGCAATAACAATAAAAACTTCCATCCAGGTTGATGTGTAGTCAATAAGCATTTTGAATCTCCTTTTTGACTTAATAGGAAGATGTCTCGCTTAATGGATGCATTGTAGTGATGGGGGAGACATCGGCAATAACCTAAAGAAACAACGCGGTTTTCTAACGATGATAGGGGGTTATTATCTGGCGAGGTTCTCTTAAAAGTATGGTTCGCTGGTGCTATAAAGCAAGTTAAGCACTGAAGCGCTTATTTAATCCGTTCTTGTTTTCCGCCGACTTGGGTTATCAGCATCCGACACGCACGGCATTATTTGTCGGTGATTTTATGGAGCGGGGTCTGGCACAATTAGACGTGCTGGATATTGTCAGAATGATGGTTGAAAATCGTACATCAAGGCGTGCCAGCAGTTGCATATCAGGCAATAGAATCTTTACTCAAGTGGGTTGAATTACCCTAATCAGCGATTCACTACAACGTATCAGTAGATGGATTGTAAATCCGACTTGTATTTTTCCCTTGTTGCTTTGATTGATACATCGCGCTATCAGCGCGACTGATAATCTCGTCAAAAACAGAGTCAACAGATTGAAATTCACTTAGCCCAATACTGATGGTAATAAATATATCGCGTTTACCCGTGTGAAATGGCGTTGTACAAATAGCAGCTCTAAGCCGTTCACTGCAGGCTGTTGCTTCGTCTATCGATGTATTGGGTAAAATAATGCCAAATTCATCGCCACCCAATCGCCCGATTAAATCGACGTTACGCAATTGGGAAAGACATAATTGGGTGACGTGTTTTATTGCCGCATCGCCAGCTTGATGGCCAAACTGATCGTTGATTGATTTAAACTGATCGATATCTAAAAGAAGAAAACAGGTGGGTTGCTGATAGCGTTGAAACTCTTGAAATTTCTCATCCAGTTTTTCCAGTAATTTTCTGCGATTACTGATCCCGGTTAAAACATCAATTTCCGATAAATGTCTTAATTTCATTTCGAGATGGCGTTTATTGGTGACATTACGTGCCACCCAAACCACAGCTCTCTCGTTATTATAAAGCGAGGGTAGTGGTTTAACCCGACCTTCAAACCAGAGACTGCCAACGGGGCCACTTTGTTTATCGATGCTATCTACATCATCCCCCGCCAGAGAATATTCAACGACCATGAGTTTATTATGTTGCAAGGTCAAACGAATTTGCTCTAGAAACCAATCTGCTTTTTCTTTTGGTAAAACATCATAGAGCGATTTGCCAATTAACCCTGAGCCATCATGGTAAAATTCTGAATCTGAACCACCAAAAATATCAGCATAACGACCCGACTCAGTCAGTATAAAGACCAAATCAGGCAGGGCTGAAATAATGGTCATGAGTTTTTCATTCTCTGTAATATTAGTGCGCATATTCAAATCCCTTTCACCAGTCGCATCATCCTGATCATGGATGCCCAAGAACACGTCGATTTCTTGTGCTGTATAAAATGCAATTCGAATGAAAAAGAAAAAAGGCTGTTTACTGTGCAAACTGCATGTTCTGATTGGTATACGAATTAGCATGGATTACTTCATCGGTATCGTCAAATCAAGCAGAGCCATGCGGCAGTCGCGCATCATCTATATAAAGGTGAATCGCGATTAATCGCTAATATCAGTTTCTGTGCACACTTTGATAAGTGTGCACTTTATGATTCATTTGTATCAGTATAAGATGCATGGGTAATGCATCTTTAGCTTAATATAACTAATTATAAAACAAGGATTTGTTTATGCTGTCTTGGTTATCAATATTTTCTACCCGCCGCTTTATTCTCCACTCATCAACATTAATATTACTCGCCATTGTGCTTACAACGGGTTACCGCTTATTTGCACTGGAACAATTAGAGCGTGTTGTTGCTGAAGAGATGAAACTGCATGATGACGCGATTACATTGCAAAATCTGCGTTATCACACAACCCAAATTCAACAATATCTTACCGATGCGTCGTTAACAGGAGATGCTGATGCAATCAGTGAAGCGAAACAGCATCAGGCGTCAACACTGCCATTGTTAGATGAGCTTTCTAAGCTAGATCTCGGTGCTTTAACTGAATTGCTGAAGCAACAAGTTTCGGTTGGGCAACAAATGGTCTCCGCTTATAACCAGGGCGATAAACGCGAGGGAGATCGACTTATGAAGGCATCTGGAATTGGGTTTGATGCAATTTCTGATGAGATCAATACCAAAGTAGAACGCGCGTTATCATTACAAACTGACCGCATGGAGGCATCACAAGCGATTGCTGAGGCGGGTCAGTTGCATATTAGACGTGTCGAATGGGTGAGTAGTTTTTTTCTGATCTTGTTGGCGTTGGGCACGTTGAACCTGATCCGTTTAAAAGTGAATCGTCCATTAGCGCGTCTTATTTCACAATTACAGGATCTGACGGCCGGAGACAAAAATCTGAGCTTCCGTTTGCCGGTGGTCGGTCGGGATGAGTTCGCGAGTGTTGCCCGTCGATTTAACCAATTCCTGACAGATCTCGATCATATTCTTTGTACCGTACAGCAAGTCTCTAGCCGTTCTGGTCAGCAAATGAGTATGTTGATGTCTCGTTCACAAGCGACATTGCAGGATATGGCTCAGGTTCAAGGCAATACAGATGCATTGGCCACAGCAGCTCAAGAGATGTCATCAACAATCCAAGAGATTGCCAATAATACCGAGCAAGCAAAACATGAAACTGCCACGGCCCAACAACAAGCCGATGATGGTCAGGATCAAGTTGGGGAGGCTGTCACGCTGATCCAGAATGTAGCATCTGAAATAGAACAGGCAGTGACCAGCATAAACCAGTTGGATCAACAGAGTGCGCAAATAGGCGACATACTGAATGTTATTCGTACCATCTCGGAACAAACAAATTTGCTTGCGCTGAATGCAGCAATTGAAGCCGCGCGTGCAGGTGAAGCGGGCCGGGGATTTGCCGTAGTAGCGGATGAGGTTCGTCATTTGGCTAACCGCACGCAACAAGCAACAGTAGAGATCCAGCAACGTATTCAGCAACTACAGCAACAAACTACCAATGCTGTCAGTATTATGAATCATACAGCCCAGATCAGTGATAAAGCGGTTGAACAAGCTGTTGCTGCAGGGCAATCGTTAAACACGATAGTTCAAGCCGTAGGGCGTGTTGCTGATTTGAATCTGCAAATTGCGACCGCGGCAGAGCAGCAATCGTTAGTAGCACAAGAAACATCACGGAATGTGGTTAATGTTGCTGACATTGCTCGTACTGCATTTGATGATGCCGGTGCTAGTTTTCGTTTTGCGCGGGAAGTTAATTTCAGTTCCAAAGAAGTAAATATGCTCGCCAATCAGTTCATTGTGAGTGCCGATCATAATGGTGCTGAAGAGCATGATATTAATGAGATCGTGCGTTGGAGCGATGCTTTTAAGGTGGGGATCCGCCAAGTCGATGAGCAACATTATGCGTTATTCAGCGGTATGAATAGTTTATATCAGGCTATCCACGATGAAATTGCTGCAACGCAAGTGCAACAACGCCTAGATGCACTGGTACAGTTGGCGAAAAAACATTTGGCTGATGAAGAGGTGTTAATGCAACAGGCTGGGTATAAAGACATTCATGCGCATAAGCAGGTGCATAACCGATTGCTCGGTGAATTGGATCGTTTACTCAGTCGCTATCATGCCAAAGAGGCTGATATTGAAATGGAAATTGTGTTTTTCCTCAAGCAATGGCTCGTGGAGCATATTTTCAGTGTGGATAAACGTTATGTACCAGAATTACGAGCGGCCGGTGTTAATTAGGCTGGTCTAGATCGTTATTGCAGCAATCAATTTTCGGCAGAGATATTTTGCAATTGAATGATTGAATAGCCAGATAGCATATGTTATCTGGTTTTATTTTATTAATTTATTTTGCAACAAAAAAACCAAGAGTTCAGTAATTTAAACAAGGTAAGAAAAGGCTTAAGCCTCTCATAATCCAATAACGACTGGATTTTCCGTATTTAAGATCTGAATGCGTGCCATATTAATAATACCAATAAACATCATTAATAAGACCCTAGTTGTCGTAACCATTTTTACGCAGGCTGTTATATCTTCCATTCTGAAACCTCACAGATAAAGTTCCATCTATAAGCGCCTATAACAGCGATATTTATCAAATGAGTCTAATTTCGAGGAAAGATTAACGTATAGCGGTGAGTTTAGAGTCTTTGTAGTTGTAGTATCATTTTGTGAATGAAGGTTGCACTAAATATCATCACTTTTCACATAAAACTAAAAGATTGCCGGACTACGATTGTGGTAAATTACACCGTAATTGTGTGACCCGGTACACGTAGAGGATGTTATGAGCAATATTAACCATCAAATTCGTAGATGCGCCAAAATCAATTCAGCCGTATTTGATATCGTATATGAAGATATGTGCCTGAATGATGAGGTAAAAAGCATTCATGCGGTTGTTCTGGCATCTTGCGTTGACAGTAATGGTGAACTGAAACTGAGCCCATGGATCCCTGCTTCATTGGTGCCGCATGTTCACAAAGATGACAATCTATGGTTTGTTACTCTGTCTTTGACGCCGGCAGCGATGAAGTATTTTATTCATAGTGACAACGTGATCAATTTTGAGTGCAGAATTCAGAACGTAGTGACACGAATTTCATTTTGTACCGATCAATTGATCGGCCTCAACGGTTTAAACGGTAAAGAGCTGGTTGACTCTCAACCTTTCCAATATCTTATCAACGAAGATAAGCCAATCGAACAACCTGAACCACAAGCTAAAAAAAGACCGACGCTTTCAGTTGTTAAAAATTGATATAAATTAAATCTGGTCTGATAGATGTCCCATTTTTAATGAGCATTTGTCAGACCAAGGTTGGTTTATAAAAACCAACAAGAACGACAACATTCCATCCTTAATAGAATAAATTGGCTTATTTATTATTGCGACTGGGTTACATGATTATAAGATTAAACCTTAAAGGGCTATCGATAATTTGTTTTTTAATGAATCATCAATATTTGTTACGAAATTTAAATTAAATTTATAGGATGTTCTAACTTTTAGGTGTGATGTGATATACCTGAAATGGCATTAAGTCTTTATGTGTTAATCAAATGGTGTATAAAGGTGTATATCTAAATGGATATAATTCTCACTTATTGTTTATCCATGAAATGTGTTCTTTTTTATTAAACCTTAATGAATCATCTTTAAAAGATCTATATGATTCAGTCAGTATTCCTAGAGCCGAACAACATAGCTTTCTGAGAGCAATATATGCGTGAAACTGATTTTTTAGATGATAATGAAATTAATCCTGAGTTAAGAGCCGAAGCTGCGAAAAAAAGTACCTGGATCAGTGTGTTTGTGAATTGTATTTTAACTATTGGCCAGGTTGTTACAGGGTTTCTCTCTGGCTCTCAAGGGTTAATTGCAGACGGGATCCATTCATTATCTGATTTGGTTGCTGATTTTGTGGTGTTAGTGGCTAACCATAAGAGCCAAAAAGCACCAGATGATGACCATCCATACGGTCACTATCGATATGAAAATGCTGCATCATTGGTATTAGGCGTGTTATTGCTTGTTGTTGGGATTGGAATGTTAATCTCAGCTGTGCACAAAATTCAGCAACCCGATTCTATTGCCGCAGTCCATTCCATCGCATTGTGGGTTGCATTAGTTGCACTTACATTTAAGGAATCATTATTTCGATACATGTTGGCAGTCGCTAAGAAAGTGAAATCCAGCATGTTAGTTGCTAATGCCTGGCATGCCCGCTCTGATGCTGCTTCCTCTTTAGTCGTTGCAATTGGGATCATCGGTAATCTATGTGGTTATAAAATATTAGATCCAATAGCAGCATTAGTTGTTGGCATCATGATTTGTAAAATGGGTGTGGAATTTACTTGGGAGTCATTGCACGATTTAATGGATCGGGCTGCTGACGGGGAAATAGAAAAACAAATCAAAGAAACCATACTTGCTACTGCAGGGATACATGGAATTCATGTGTACTAGTTCAGACAAGATCTGACAGTTACCGATTTTTAATGGGTGTCTGTCAGATTAAATCTGGTTCAAATTCTTTTCTTCCCAGACTTTTTTACCATCAATAAACGTTTCCATTGGTGTTCGGCCACAGCACATTTTTCCTTGATGGGTTCGCTGATTATTGTAATAGCTCAACCAGATGTCCAGATCTGACTGAAGACTATCTAAATCGCTGTACAGCTTTTTCCTGAATGTGACTTGGTAAAACTCCTGAAGGATTGTCTTATGGAATCGTTCGCAAATGCCGTTCGTCTGCGGGGACATTGCTTTTGTTTTTGTATGATCGATATCGTTAATGGCCAGATATAACTGGTAATCGTGCTGCTCAACTTTCCCGCAATATTCCGTGCCTCGGTCGGTCAATATTCGCAGCATCGGAATATTCTGAGCTGCAAAAAACGGTAATACGCGATCATTCAGCAAGTCGGCGGCTGTAATGGGCGTTTTTGTTGTATACAGTTTGCAATAAGCAACTTTGGAATAGGTATCGACGAACGTTTGTTGATAAATTCTTCCGACACCTTTTAGATTGCCAACATAAAACGTGTCCTGTGAGCCCAGATAACCTGGATGCATCGTTTCAATTTCGCCACAGACTTCATCATCCTGCTGCTTGCGTTCCAGCGCTGCAATTTGAGCGTCAGACAGCAATATACCGTCTTGAGCCACCTTGTGTTCCAGCGCCTTAAGTCGTTTTTTAAAGTTCTCTAAATCATGACGTAGCCAGACTGAACGCACACCACTTCCCGAGATGAAGATGCCCTGTTTACGAAGTTCATTACTGGTTCGCTGTTGTCCATGTGCCGGATACTCAATGGCATAATTGATGACAGCTTGTTCTGTCGTATCGTCAGTGCGATTTTTTAAGTTGGGAGCGCGTCGAGATTTATCAAGCAAAGCATCGATACCACCTTCTTCGACCAGTTCTTTATAGCGATAGAAGGTGTCTCTGGATACGCCCATGACTTTACAGGCACGGGAAACGTTATTCAGCTCTTCTGCCAAATTGAGAAGACCTGCTTTGTGTTTAATAACGGGATTGTTACTATGGATCATGAGAGTTACCTCTAGGTTGTTTTGATTAAGGATTCGACACCCATATCAAAACCGGTAACTCTCTTCTTTTCAAACAGAAGTGTCAGATCAAGTCGCGACTAATACAATTCATGATTTTAAAACGCGGATGATGGGCGATCTTGTGATGGTGGATGTTCACCTCGAAGTCGATGGTAATTTATCTGTTCGGGAAGGGCATGATATCGCGTCTAATGCGCGTCAGCAGGTAATGAGTAAACACGAAGTGTTATATGTCATGACGCATGTCGACCCAGTTTGATTGCATGCGAATAAGTTTGCCGCTATTAACGTATCTTTTGTTACGTATAGCGGCAGATTTTTTTGCGAGGTAATTAATTGAAAGTATTATTTTGTCTCTTCTATTAACAGCCAGGCCAGCGTTGACCGATTTCAGCATTACGATACCAACTCATTAATGCTTTGTAATTGTCATCATCAGCTGCTGGTGACCAAGGCGCAAAATCTTCTTCTTTGAATGGCATATAAGGCCCGTGTTTCACTTCAAAGATAACTGCACCTGTATCAAGAGAAAGCACGGCATGCCAGCCAGCAATCGGTGTTTCAATGACAGAAACATCTTCACCTAACACCGCACGATCAATCACTATTCCTGCATCATCAAAAGTCAGAACGATAAAACGGCCACGTAAAGAAGTCAAAAGTTCCCACGTTTGCATATGACGATGTGGACGAATATACGTATCAGGTTCCATCGCAATTGCTAACCGCTGAATCGGATCTGTTAGATCAGTATGAATGTTGTGATTCATACGATTGCGCGGTGATTGTTTTGCTTCTGTGCTGAGCGCGGAAAGTTGGTCAAAACTCAGTTTATTCATGTGATCGGGCACTTATACAAAAGATGAAGGAAACAACGCTAAGGCTAGTACGCTTGCTAAATAACTGTTTCGAAATGTAGATCGCTTGGCGGGAGTAACTCGGTTTTGTTTATGCGATCGTATCGTCGCCAAACTAAACAACCGCCCCAAAACCGAGTCAGGTCTATGTTACCAGTTTTACCTCGAGTCGAGCGCAGACGCATCGAAAAAATCATTTATAAAACCAACGATAAAGAGCATGCCCGTCGTCTGACGGCCATTCTCATGCTGCACCAAGGGCATACTATTTTATCTGTTCATCGACTCACGGCTGCTGCTCGTTCATCCATTCAACGTTGGCTAAGTTGGCATCAGGAATGCGGTATTTCCGGACTTGAAAGTAAACAGCGTGGACGATTTCGTTCTTTGCCATACCACCAAATCAGCCTCATCCTTGAGATGCTTATTCAATTTTCACCCGAAGATTTTGACTATCAGCGCTCTCGTTGGAGTTCAGAACTTTTTGCTTCCTTTATCCATCGTATTTGCCCTGAACATAATATCGCTGCTTCAACGCTCAGCCGTTGGTTGCTCTGGTTTGGAATTGTCTGGCGCAGAGCAGCACCGACACTTCATATCCGAGACCCGCATCGAGATGAAAAAATAGCATTGATAAACAATGTATTACAAAAAATTCCGTCGACGAACCTGTATTTTATGTTGATGAAGCTGACATCGATCTTAAATCCGAAGATTGGTGCTGACTGGATGCGATGTCATAACCAAAAACGGATCCCAACGCTAGGCAAAAATGAAAAACATAATGTTGCCGTGGCACTCAATAGTCAGACAGGAAAAGTGGTTTATACCACTGGAACCAGTAAAAACTCTGTGCTATTCATTCAGCTACTGGAAACGCTAAAACGGCACTATCGTCGGGTAAGGATTGGACAATTATGTGATCCACAAAAGCCAAAAGACGCAGTTATGGCTGACAAACAACCCGAAATTTAAATTGTTATTTCAGCCTGTTTATTCACCTTGGGTGAACCGCATTGAACTACTATGGCATTCAATGCATGAGATGGTCACAAGAAACCACCGATGTCAGGCTATGTGGGAGTTACTGAGAAAAGTGAAATACTTTCTGGATCATGTCAGCCCATTTGCGATAGAAGGACAGAATAAACAGGTGGAGCACAATTAGGATCAGTTATTAAGTCAATTCATGATTTTTAATTGTATTCGATAAAAATGGCCGGGAGACCGGCCATTTTTATCGAGAGTTTACTGTCACTGACAGCAAATCTTAGTATTCAGCGTTACGTGGCGTACGTGGGAATGGGATCACGTCACGCACGTTACCCATACCGGTAACATACACAACCAGACGCTCAAAGCCCAGACCGAAACCAGAATGTGGTACGGTGCCATAACGGCGCAGATCACGATACCACCAGTAATCTTCTTTATTCAGACCCATTTCTGCTAAGCGGGCATCCAGCACGTCTAAACGCTCTTCACGCTGTGAACCACCGATGATTTCGCCGATGCCTGGTGCCAGAACATCCATTGCAGCAACGGTTTTACCGTCGTCGTTAAGGCGCATGTAGAATGCTTTGATATCTTTCGGATAGTTTTTCACAACCACTGGCGCTTTGAAGTGTTCTTCTGCCAGATAACGCTCGTGTTCAGAAGACATGTCGATACCCCATTCCACTGGGAATTCAAAGGTACGACCACTGTTCTTCAGAATTTCGATGGCGTCGGTGTAATCAACCTGAGCAAAGTCTGCGCTGATAAACTGTTCCAAACGGGTGATGGCTTCTTTATCGACACGCTCTGCGAAGAATTCCAGATCATCACGACGTTCATCTAACACAGCTTTGAATACATATTTCAGCAGTTTCTCAGCTAATGCGGCGTTGTCATTCAGATTAGCGAACGCGATTTCTGGTTCAACCATCCAGAATTCAGCCAAATGACGGCTGGTGTTTGAGTTTTCTGCGCGGAATGTTGGGCCAAAGGTGTACACCTTCGACATCGCACAAGCATAGGTTTCTAGGTTCAGCTGGCCAGATACGGTCAGGAAGGCTTCTTTACCGAAGAAATCCTGGTTGTAATCAATGGTGCCTTTATCGGTACGTGGCAGGTTTTCCATATCCAGGGTTGATACACGGAACATTTCACCGGCACCTTCACAGTCTGAAGCGGTGATCAGCGGGGTTGCGATCCACATAAAGCCTTCATCATGGAAGAAACGATGGATGGCTTGCGCGATACAGTTACGCACACGAGTCACGGCGCCCATCATGTTGGTACGTACGCGTAAGTGAGCATGTTCACGCAGGTATTCAACAGAATGGCGTTTTGGTGCCATAGGGTAGGTATCTGGATCTTCAACAAAACCTAATACGGTGACACTGTCAGCCAGAATTTCAAATTGCTGGCCGGTGCCTGCAGATGCCTGAATAACACCTGTAACTTCAACAGAGCAGGAGGTGGTCAGACGCAACACATCATTTTCGTAATTAGACAGGGTATTCGGTACTACGGCCTGAACCGGGGCAAAACAAGAGCCATCATGGATAGCCAGAAACGAAATACCAGCTTTAGAATCGCGACGGGTGCGGATCCAGCCTTTTACTGTCAGAGTCGTGCCAACGGCATGTTTACCCTGCAGCACGTCAACTACGGGAACGTGAGTCATCTGAATTACTTCTCCATTTAATACTTATATTTGGCTTAGCCAAGCTGAAAATGCTCTCATCTTACCTTCGTCGGAAAATGTCTCAAGGCTAATGTAGAACTGAGAGAGTATTTTGTGTCAAAGAGGTGCTTTTTAGCTCAGTCAGCGGTAATTTCACGTTTAATTTATCAGAAATAGACGTTTATTTGTTGTTGGGTAATTTCACCGATAAATGTGTCATTAGCTGGTTAAAGCTTTCATTAACCTGATCGATTTCATCATTATGAACGACAGGAAGACGAGTGGAGATGTCATCGAAATCGACGACATCATCAATAGCCTGACGTAAGTTTTGCAGTCGCAACACGATATGTTTACGCGTGATCGACAACGTCATCAGTAATACACCACTGAAAATGGTTGAAAGCATGATGGCGGAAATCAAAATGTGCTGTTCTACCAGATCGAGCTGTTTATCGAGCGAGTATTCCATACGGATCGCTGCGACTGGCTTCGCGTCAGAAATGGATTGGGTCGGCAAATAATAGGGGATAATGGTGACTATCTGCGTTTTGCCATTATGGCTTGTCGTCAGTTGCGTTGTTTGCCCTTGCAATGCCCGCTTTTCTTGTTCGTCAGAGGGCGCATTGTCGGCAGTAACAGCACCAAAAACATCATTACCTTGTGTTCGTATCCATTTCACGCGGAGCACATTTTTCTGCTCTGACAGTGTTTGCTGATAATGAGTGAGTTGTTCCGGCTGATGGCTGTTACTGATCAGATCTAAACCATTACGGTAATTCTGCAGTAAGGCAGAGACATGCTCTGTGCCCAGTTTCAGCACTAATTCGCGCTCACGAAACGCCTGATATAGCGTAGTACTGATCAGTACCAGTGAAAAGATGACCAACAGAATGAAGCAGATTTTCCCAGTAATGGAAATGCGCATTACAGACTCTCGTTGCCAGAAACTTAATTAGTCTAACAGAGCGCACTTTTCTGTTCGATGTTTTATTCAGTTGTTATTTGTCAAAAAGAAAACCGGAAATGTTGGGCATTTCCGGTAAAAGCGCATCCTGCGATTAACACACACGGGTTGCAACTCAGCATCACCTTAACCCCTTTGTACTTGAAGTTGCTGCATCGTTGACTATGTTCTCTCACCCCAATCACATAGCTGTCTATGCTCATGGGGATTCGATCTCTTGTCGCCTTGCCGCAACGTCAATTACTTTGGGTAGACAGGACGGCATTGCGCCGTCCTTGAAGCAATTATTTCAGATTAGTTTCGTAGTAGTCCTGAAACTGTGGCATATATTTGATGTTTTCACGGATGGTTTCATCCAGTGCGGCTTCCAAAACCTTACCGGTTTTAACCAGTGGGTT comes from the uncultured Tolumonas sp. genome and includes:
- a CDS encoding slipin family protein: MLIDYTSTWMEVFIVIAVFGWFLSSAIYIFREYERGVVFTLGRFWKVKGPGLVIIIPFIQKATRVDLRTIVLEVPTQDVISRDNVSVKVSAVVYFRVIDPEKAIIQVMDYLNATSQLAQTMLRSVLGKHQLDDMLAEREKLNTDIQQALDAQTDSWGIKVSNVEIKQVDLTESMIRAIARQAEAERERRAKVIHAEGELQASEKLYQAAKVLAQEPQAILLRYLETLTVIGADKNSTIVFPLPMDLVAPLLERVKNEHK
- a CDS encoding H-NS family nucleoid-associated regulatory protein; the encoded protein is MSDFLRTFLNARSLKAVTRELTLEQLNEGYEKLTAIVEERRANEEAVRKGQAERLQKIAEYKEMLRAEGIDLADLIDASTVTEKTSKRAPRPPKYQYTDADGSVKTWTGQGRQPVPIREAIAQGKSLNDFLI
- a CDS encoding cation transporter dimerization domain-containing protein — translated: MSDQVATNTIHDFKTRMMGDLVMVDVHLEVDGNLSVREGHDIASNARQQVMSKHEVLYVMTHVDPV
- a CDS encoding bacteriohemerythrin, which produces MLSWLSIFSTRRFILHSSTLILLAIVLTTGYRLFALEQLERVVAEEMKLHDDAITLQNLRYHTTQIQQYLTDASLTGDADAISEAKQHQASTLPLLDELSKLDLGALTELLKQQVSVGQQMVSAYNQGDKREGDRLMKASGIGFDAISDEINTKVERALSLQTDRMEASQAIAEAGQLHIRRVEWVSSFFLILLALGTLNLIRLKVNRPLARLISQLQDLTAGDKNLSFRLPVVGRDEFASVARRFNQFLTDLDHILCTVQQVSSRSGQQMSMLMSRSQATLQDMAQVQGNTDALATAAQEMSSTIQEIANNTEQAKHETATAQQQADDGQDQVGEAVTLIQNVASEIEQAVTSINQLDQQSAQIGDILNVIRTISEQTNLLALNAAIEAARAGEAGRGFAVVADEVRHLANRTQQATVEIQQRIQQLQQQTTNAVSIMNHTAQISDKAVEQAVAAGQSLNTIVQAVGRVADLNLQIATAAEQQSLVAQETSRNVVNVADIARTAFDDAGASFRFAREVNFSSKEVNMLANQFIVSADHNGAEEHDINEIVRWSDAFKVGIRQVDEQHYALFSGMNSLYQAIHDEIAATQVQQRLDALVQLAKKHLADEEVLMQQAGYKDIHAHKQVHNRLLGELDRLLSRYHAKEADIEMEIVFFLKQWLVEHIFSVDKRYVPELRAAGVN
- a CDS encoding diguanylate cyclase, producing MLIRIPIRTCSLHSKQPFFFFIRIAFYTAQEIDVFLGIHDQDDATGERDLNMRTNITENEKLMTIISALPDLVFILTESGRYADIFGGSDSEFYHDGSGLIGKSLYDVLPKEKADWFLEQIRLTLQHNKLMVVEYSLAGDDVDSIDKQSGPVGSLWFEGRVKPLPSLYNNERAVVWVARNVTNKRHLEMKLRHLSEIDVLTGISNRRKLLEKLDEKFQEFQRYQQPTCFLLLDIDQFKSINDQFGHQAGDAAIKHVTQLCLSQLRNVDLIGRLGGDEFGIILPNTSIDEATACSERLRAAICTTPFHTGKRDIFITISIGLSEFQSVDSVFDEIISRADSAMYQSKQQGKNTSRIYNPSTDTL
- a CDS encoding IS481 family transposase, which produces MIHSNNPVIKHKAGLLNLAEELNNVSRACKVMGVSRDTFYRYKELVEEGGIDALLDKSRRAPNLKNRTDDTTEQAVINYAIEYPAHGQQRTSNELRKQGIFISGSGVRSVWLRHDLENFKKRLKALEHKVAQDGILLSDAQIAALERKQQDDEVCGEIETMHPGYLGSQDTFYVGNLKGVGRIYQQTFVDTYSKVAYCKLYTTKTPITAADLLNDRVLPFFAAQNIPMLRILTDRGTEYCGKVEQHDYQLYLAINDIDHTKTKAMSPQTNGICERFHKTILQEFYQVTFRKKLYSDLDSLQSDLDIWLSYYNNQRTHQGKMCCGRTPMETFIDGKKVWEEKNLNQI
- a CDS encoding cation diffusion facilitator family transporter — its product is MRETDFLDDNEINPELRAEAAKKSTWISVFVNCILTIGQVVTGFLSGSQGLIADGIHSLSDLVADFVVLVANHKSQKAPDDDHPYGHYRYENAASLVLGVLLLVVGIGMLISAVHKIQQPDSIAAVHSIALWVALVALTFKESLFRYMLAVAKKVKSSMLVANAWHARSDAASSLVVAIGIIGNLCGYKILDPIAALVVGIMICKMGVEFTWESLHDLMDRAADGEIEKQIKETILATAGIHGIHVY